In one window of Aceticella autotrophica DNA:
- a CDS encoding putative zinc-binding protein, translating to MSKVKVIPCSGIGKVFGLMARETVFKVVNDLRPNDTETVCLGHIVTGDADATEKIKGYSCITLDGCPKLCASKNVSLAGGIVKQELRTVDEMKTHKGVDAGTATMLTEDGWKIVNELAEKVCAKVDEILKEAE from the coding sequence ATGTCTAAAGTAAAAGTTATACCATGTAGTGGTATTGGTAAAGTATTTGGTCTTATGGCAAGGGAAACAGTTTTTAAGGTTGTAAATGACTTGAGACCTAATGATACTGAAACTGTTTGCCTTGGCCATATAGTAACAGGAGATGCAGATGCTACAGAAAAAATCAAGGGATATTCCTGTATAACCTTAGATGGCTGTCCTAAATTATGTGCTTCCAAAAATGTTTCTCTTGCTGGTGGAATAGTAAAACAAGAATTAAGAACAGTCGATGAAATGAAAACCCATAAAGGCGTAGATGCTGGTACTGCAACAATGCTTACAGAGGATGGGTGGAAAATAGTAAATGAACTCGCAGAAAAAGTTTGTGCAAAAGTTGATGAGATATTAAAGGAGGCTGAATAG
- a CDS encoding ArsR/SmtB family transcription factor translates to MNQDDLIVKIFKALGHPVRFKIMKFLCDGPKCVCKLNERFEYSQANLSQHLRILKDAGLVKSEKVGLEMHYRLYNENVKKIIKCVRGYVLDYVNSLKDNPPD, encoded by the coding sequence TTGAATCAAGATGATTTAATAGTAAAAATATTTAAAGCACTTGGGCATCCGGTGAGATTTAAAATAATGAAATTTTTATGTGATGGACCTAAATGTGTATGCAAGTTAAATGAAAGGTTTGAATACAGTCAAGCAAATTTATCACAGCATTTGAGAATTTTAAAAGATGCAGGATTAGTTAAAAGTGAAAAGGTAGGTCTTGAAATGCACTACAGGCTGTATAATGAGAATGTTAAAAAAATTATAAAATGTGTTAGAGGATATGTGCTGGATTATGTAAATAGTTTAAAAGATAATCCACCGGATTAA
- a CDS encoding sulfite exporter TauE/SafE family protein translates to MSLTTEIIILLITGAAVGFASGMLGVGGCFIMVPVQFWLLKSLGVDPTIAIRVAFGTNLMVVLPTSISGAITHHYKGAVRWKQGMLLGISAFAGSFLGAYIASKTPGAVLTEAFGIAVVLGAIRMATAKPIKQDEEPVDSVWIYVICGILLGIVSGIIGIGGGVLMVPVMVLALRFKMHEAIGTSMLMMAFSALGGAISYLINGLGVAGLPLYSTGYVNWVQFLALAGTSIPLAVVGSLIAHKVPAKQLKTIFVIVFLYMGLKMMGVFAWLHLPI, encoded by the coding sequence ATGAGTTTAACGACAGAGATTATAATTTTACTCATAACCGGTGCGGCGGTAGGCTTTGCTTCAGGTATGCTTGGCGTTGGCGGATGCTTTATTATGGTTCCGGTTCAGTTCTGGCTTTTAAAAAGCTTAGGTGTGGATCCTACTATTGCTATTAGGGTTGCTTTTGGTACTAACTTGATGGTTGTGCTTCCTACATCCATCAGCGGTGCGATTACACATCATTATAAGGGAGCCGTCAGATGGAAACAGGGAATGCTTCTTGGAATATCAGCTTTTGCAGGTTCTTTTTTAGGTGCGTATATTGCTTCTAAGACACCAGGTGCAGTTCTTACAGAGGCATTTGGTATTGCTGTAGTTTTAGGTGCTATAAGGATGGCAACTGCAAAACCTATAAAACAAGATGAAGAGCCTGTAGATAGCGTATGGATATATGTAATATGCGGCATATTATTGGGTATTGTATCGGGAATTATTGGAATCGGTGGCGGAGTATTGATGGTACCTGTTATGGTTCTTGCTTTAAGATTTAAAATGCATGAAGCCATTGGGACATCTATGCTTATGATGGCATTTTCCGCTTTAGGTGGTGCAATATCCTACTTGATAAATGGCTTAGGAGTTGCTGGGTTGCCTCTATATTCCACAGGTTATGTCAATTGGGTACAGTTCTTGGCTTTGGCAGGTACAAGTATTCCATTGGCAGTGGTTGGGTCACTAATTGCCCACAAAGTTCCTGCAAAGCAGCTAAAAACAATTTTCGTTATTGTATTCTTGTATATGGGATTAAAAATGATGGGTGTATTTGCATGGCTGCATTTGCCTATATAG
- a CDS encoding 4Fe-4S dicluster domain-containing protein, with translation MAWLVDYPREKVNWFPTIDPEKCVKCGICMNCGKNVYDWTENGPVVARPYNCLVGCMTCANLCLGKAISFPDLNELREFYKKEGMWAKVKKQLKEEGKIK, from the coding sequence ATGGCTTGGTTAGTTGATTATCCAAGGGAAAAGGTTAATTGGTTTCCTACAATTGATCCTGAAAAATGCGTCAAATGTGGGATTTGTATGAATTGCGGTAAAAATGTTTATGATTGGACGGAAAACGGACCTGTTGTTGCAAGACCATATAATTGTTTAGTAGGTTGTATGACTTGTGCCAACCTTTGTCTTGGGAAAGCTATTTCGTTTCCGGACTTGAATGAATTACGTGAATTTTATAAAAAGGAAGGTATGTGGGCAAAGGTTAAAAAACAATTAAAAGAAGAAGGCAAAATTAAATAA
- a CDS encoding putative zinc-binding protein, with the protein MTNSKIGVLSCSGEECLGGTISRLATRKMLEELRPGKTVTLCLPLYLAGGEEERFFAKAYPVITVDGCSKCCAKRATEKYSGKVSDTVVVSDILGEDVALNKTVSIKDLTEEHYKMIDKVAEEICKKFDKI; encoded by the coding sequence ATGACTAATTCAAAAATTGGAGTGTTATCCTGTAGTGGTGAAGAATGTCTTGGTGGTACTATTTCAAGACTGGCTACAAGAAAAATGCTTGAAGAACTCCGTCCGGGTAAAACCGTTACTCTCTGCCTTCCATTGTATCTTGCAGGCGGAGAAGAAGAAAGATTTTTTGCAAAGGCCTATCCTGTTATTACAGTAGATGGATGCAGTAAATGCTGTGCTAAAAGAGCAACAGAAAAATACAGCGGAAAAGTAAGTGATACTGTGGTTGTATCAGATATATTAGGAGAAGATGTTGCTTTAAATAAAACTGTTTCTATAAAAGATTTAACAGAAGAACACTACAAAATGATAGATAAAGTTGCAGAAGAAATATGCAAAAAATTTGATAAAATATAA
- a CDS encoding amidohydrolase family protein, translating into MKIDAHVHILSPDFIKDIKKNIERDQHFKLLHSNPKAKFAVAEDVLKDMDKTGIDKSVVFGFSALEMGMCREANDYIIDVVKRYPDRFIGFAIVPPKDPGMEKELVRCYEAGLKGVGEIIPDAVHVDISKQEEIGKFASLCRELKFPILMHSNETVGHYYPGKGKTGPDEAYLFAINNPDNIIIYAHWGGGLFFYELMPELQKDLKNVYYDTAASPYLYKPQVYEAARTAGVLNKVLLGSDFPLLSPSRYYKEWSQTNLTEEEKLKINGLNASSILLSE; encoded by the coding sequence ATGAAAATTGATGCACATGTACATATTCTGTCTCCAGATTTTATAAAGGATATCAAAAAGAATATAGAAAGGGATCAACATTTTAAACTGCTTCATTCAAATCCAAAAGCCAAATTTGCTGTTGCAGAAGATGTTCTTAAAGATATGGACAAAACAGGTATAGATAAGTCCGTAGTTTTTGGTTTCTCCGCTTTAGAAATGGGAATGTGCAGAGAAGCAAATGATTATATCATTGATGTTGTAAAACGTTATCCTGACAGATTTATTGGCTTTGCTATTGTTCCTCCAAAGGATCCTGGGATGGAGAAAGAGCTTGTTCGCTGTTATGAGGCTGGGTTAAAAGGTGTAGGTGAGATAATACCAGATGCTGTCCATGTTGATATAAGTAAACAAGAGGAGATTGGAAAATTTGCCTCTTTATGCCGAGAACTTAAATTTCCGATTCTTATGCATAGCAATGAAACCGTTGGACATTATTATCCGGGAAAAGGTAAGACAGGTCCTGATGAGGCATATCTTTTCGCCATAAATAATCCTGATAATATAATTATATATGCTCATTGGGGCGGAGGGCTTTTCTTTTATGAATTAATGCCTGAATTACAAAAGGATTTAAAAAATGTATATTATGATACTGCGGCATCTCCATATTTATATAAGCCACAGGTATATGAAGCAGCAAGAACTGCAGGAGTATTAAATAAGGTTTTACTCGGGAGCGATTTCCCTTTGCTGTCCCCCTCCAGATATTACAAGGAATGGAGTCAAACAAATCTTACAGAGGAAGAAAAGTTAAAAATCAATGGGTTAAATGCATCAAGTATACTTTTATCAGAATAA
- the cbiM gene encoding cobalt transporter CbiM, with protein sequence MHIPDGYLSPQTCAVMGAVMIPVLAVATKKVNETFEKKDIPAMAIGSAFSFTVMMFNVPIPGGTTAHAIGATLLAIALGPWSATISVTIALLIQALFFGDGGILALGANTFNMAFVAPFIGYGIYKLLLSLKTNKVISSAVGAYVGINAAAFCAAIELGIQPILFHTANGRALYFPYGLKESIPPMMLAHLTVAGLVEALITGLVVYYLQKTGEDIILYQFSHKLRGEAK encoded by the coding sequence ATGCACATTCCAGACGGTTATTTAAGTCCCCAAACTTGTGCAGTTATGGGAGCTGTTATGATTCCTGTACTGGCGGTTGCTACAAAAAAAGTGAATGAAACATTTGAGAAGAAAGATATACCGGCTATGGCAATAGGTTCTGCATTTTCATTTACTGTAATGATGTTTAATGTCCCAATACCGGGAGGTACTACAGCTCATGCGATAGGAGCAACACTTCTTGCAATAGCATTAGGACCGTGGTCTGCAACTATTTCGGTTACAATAGCTTTATTGATACAGGCATTATTTTTTGGTGATGGAGGAATTTTAGCATTAGGAGCAAATACCTTTAATATGGCTTTTGTTGCGCCATTTATCGGATATGGGATATACAAACTCTTGCTTTCATTAAAAACAAACAAGGTTATTTCATCAGCCGTTGGAGCTTATGTTGGTATAAATGCTGCGGCTTTTTGTGCAGCGATTGAACTGGGTATTCAGCCCATTTTATTCCATACGGCAAATGGCAGAGCTCTTTATTTCCCATATGGTTTAAAGGAATCAATACCGCCAATGATGCTTGCACACCTCACAGTAGCAGGTCTTGTAGAGGCGCTTATCACAGGACTTGTTGTATATTACCTTCAAAAGACAGGTGAGGATATCATATTGTATCAATTTTCGCACAAGTTAAGGGGTGAAGCAAAATGA
- a CDS encoding RICIN domain-containing protein — protein MKKTLIFLLLTLILIITITGIIFIKNQNTASTEAPTIEWEKAFGKGEGNSVIQTKDGGYVLTGWSASSKDGSDVFLSKFNKYGNQLWFKTYTGNGYSSGHCVIEVNNGNFLIVGETKSKYGYDHDVYVVKTDKNGNRIWEKTYGGSRCDYGWSVIQTKDGFAVAGGTESFGAGIYDVYLIKIDSSGKEIWQKTYGGKESDCGYALQQDNDGGFIIAGNSASFGTGTKNPKVYLIKTDSNGKLIWQKTYGGKGCDYAWSLIKSYDNGYLIAGEKEIITNQGGGFASYLIKTDHNGNKLWEKTYGDSTSNSAYAVCHAKNGGYIFTGKKETNKNGYDINIVKTDKNGNRIWEKEIEGRGFNCGYGIFQANDGGYVIAGRKGTDKNSESSILLIKLKPQNSFIF, from the coding sequence ATGAAAAAAACATTGATTTTCTTATTGCTGACGCTTATTCTAATTATAACAATAACAGGCATAATTTTTATTAAAAATCAAAATACTGCTTCTACTGAGGCTCCGACAATAGAATGGGAAAAAGCCTTCGGAAAAGGTGAAGGCAATTCTGTAATACAGACAAAAGACGGAGGATATGTATTAACCGGCTGGAGTGCATCATCTAAAGACGGCTCCGATGTTTTTCTGTCAAAATTTAATAAATATGGAAATCAACTATGGTTTAAAACATATACCGGCAATGGATACAGTAGTGGACACTGTGTAATAGAAGTAAATAATGGCAACTTCCTTATTGTAGGTGAAACAAAATCAAAATACGGTTATGACCATGATGTATATGTGGTAAAGACAGATAAAAACGGAAATAGGATATGGGAAAAGACTTACGGAGGAAGCCGTTGCGACTATGGCTGGTCCGTAATACAAACTAAAGACGGTTTCGCCGTTGCCGGTGGTACGGAATCATTCGGTGCCGGAATATATGATGTCTACCTGATCAAAATTGATTCCTCAGGAAAAGAAATTTGGCAAAAAACCTACGGCGGTAAAGAATCCGACTGCGGATACGCTTTACAGCAGGACAATGATGGTGGATTTATCATTGCTGGAAATTCAGCCTCTTTTGGAACAGGAACAAAAAATCCCAAGGTATATCTTATAAAAACTGACTCCAATGGAAAATTAATCTGGCAAAAAACCTATGGGGGAAAAGGTTGTGATTATGCTTGGTCTTTGATAAAAAGCTATGACAATGGTTATTTAATCGCAGGAGAGAAAGAAATAATTACAAATCAAGGAGGAGGTTTTGCCTCATACTTAATAAAAACCGATCACAACGGAAATAAGCTTTGGGAAAAGACTTACGGCGATAGTACATCAAATTCGGCATATGCCGTATGCCATGCAAAAAACGGTGGCTATATCTTTACTGGAAAGAAAGAAACAAATAAAAACGGATATGACATTAATATTGTTAAAACAGATAAAAATGGCAACCGGATTTGGGAAAAGGAAATAGAAGGCAGAGGCTTTAACTGCGGTTATGGGATTTTCCAAGCTAATGATGGCGGTTATGTCATAGCAGGAAGAAAAGGGACGGATAAAAACTCAGAAAGCAGTATTTTACTGATAAAATTAAAGCCTCAAAATTCATTCATTTTTTAA
- a CDS encoding ECF transporter S component, with protein MKINWGLYTTLIGILSVAILMYGMEKKGELNARQVSIISVLAAICAAGRAVTGVGLLFLQPTMFLVEISGFVYGARVGFFVGAMTPLISNFFMGQGSWTPWQMICWGMVGISGAVIKVIFPHAGNKTLTVLCFIWGYLYGAIMDLWQWSVFMNPLTLKTYILTWAAGFSFDSMRAIGNLLFCLALGSQTVKILSYFHKKMNIQYLKSL; from the coding sequence ATGAAAATAAACTGGGGTCTATATACAACCTTAATTGGTATTTTATCTGTTGCTATACTCATGTACGGTATGGAGAAAAAAGGCGAATTAAATGCACGTCAGGTATCTATTATTTCAGTACTGGCTGCTATTTGTGCAGCCGGCAGAGCAGTAACAGGTGTTGGCTTGCTTTTCTTGCAACCCACAATGTTTTTAGTTGAAATTTCAGGATTTGTATATGGGGCAAGGGTTGGCTTCTTTGTAGGTGCTATGACACCATTAATTTCAAACTTTTTTATGGGGCAAGGTTCCTGGACCCCATGGCAGATGATTTGCTGGGGAATGGTTGGAATTTCCGGAGCAGTGATTAAGGTTATTTTCCCACACGCCGGCAATAAAACCTTAACAGTACTTTGTTTTATATGGGGATATCTTTATGGCGCTATCATGGATTTATGGCAGTGGAGTGTCTTTATGAACCCATTGACATTAAAAACTTATATCCTAACATGGGCTGCAGGATTCAGCTTTGATTCAATGAGAGCAATTGGAAATCTTCTATTTTGTTTAGCCTTAGGTTCACAAACCGTAAAAATTCTAAGTTATTTTCATAAAAAAATGAATATACAGTATTTAAAATCTTTATAA
- a CDS encoding 4Fe-4S dicluster domain-containing protein, translating to MSESTFMGVPREKIDWSPRIDYDKCNYCMECVKFCPHDVYEVRENEEKKLIVKNPNNCVVFCRACGKTCGVDAISFPNKNETTKMIKEIRKEMEGNE from the coding sequence ATGAGTGAATCAACTTTTATGGGCGTTCCAAGGGAAAAAATAGATTGGAGTCCAAGAATAGATTACGATAAATGCAACTACTGCATGGAATGCGTAAAATTCTGTCCTCATGATGTTTATGAAGTCAGAGAAAATGAAGAAAAGAAACTTATTGTAAAGAATCCTAACAACTGCGTTGTGTTCTGCCGTGCCTGTGGTAAAACCTGTGGCGTTGATGCAATATCCTTCCCAAATAAAAACGAAACAACAAAAATGATTAAAGAAATAAGGAAGGAGATGGAAGGTAATGAGTAA
- a CDS encoding (Fe-S)-binding protein produces the protein MEELSIIKDYKMKLDYTACHAGSENLVATLTVDRDLTDLLPYINATAEKAKYISKLNWIKFNFRGFPEKYKGKPWTVAIQGETVSIRSFVEKDTANKISEECIKYINDIILQREQIEPSYKEWKQPKAIDIFKYLPKSNCKKCGFSTCMAFAAKLALDEVSLADCSELVLDSENYIKISEML, from the coding sequence ATGGAAGAATTATCGATAATTAAGGATTATAAGATGAAACTTGATTATACAGCTTGTCATGCCGGAAGCGAGAATCTTGTTGCAACATTAACTGTAGACCGCGACCTTACAGACTTACTTCCGTATATCAATGCTACAGCCGAGAAAGCAAAATATATTTCCAAGCTGAATTGGATAAAATTTAACTTTAGAGGATTCCCGGAAAAATATAAAGGCAAACCATGGACTGTTGCAATTCAAGGGGAAACAGTGTCTATAAGGTCTTTTGTAGAGAAAGATACGGCTAATAAGATTAGCGAGGAGTGTATTAAATACATCAATGATATCATTCTCCAGAGAGAACAAATTGAACCGAGTTACAAGGAATGGAAACAGCCAAAGGCAATTGATATCTTTAAATATTTGCCTAAGAGTAATTGTAAAAAATGTGGTTTTTCGACCTGTATGGCTTTTGCTGCTAAACTGGCATTAGATGAGGTATCGCTTGCGGATTGTTCGGAACTGGTGCTGGACTCGGAAAATTATATAAAGATATCAGAGATGCTCTGA
- a CDS encoding heterodisulfide reductase subunit A-like protein: protein MEEKQLPGFIMCVCTGKCPGFQAMDIWDFINQVRVELPVEYAFIHPQLCEEDGDRFLADFLKARRKVIIGACAPNMQRKMFKQAFKDAGLDIEKDAVMLDIRDMTKEKAIEVVKNALKDLGLKEE from the coding sequence ATGGAAGAAAAACAATTACCCGGTTTTATTATGTGTGTATGTACAGGAAAGTGTCCAGGATTTCAGGCAATGGATATCTGGGATTTTATCAATCAGGTTAGAGTAGAACTACCTGTAGAATATGCTTTTATTCACCCACAACTATGTGAAGAAGATGGTGACAGATTCCTTGCTGATTTCTTAAAGGCTCGCAGAAAAGTGATAATTGGTGCCTGTGCTCCAAATATGCAAAGAAAAATGTTTAAACAGGCTTTTAAAGATGCGGGTCTTGATATAGAAAAGGACGCTGTTATGCTGGACATAAGAGATATGACTAAAGAAAAAGCCATTGAAGTAGTTAAAAATGCTTTAAAAGATTTAGGACTTAAGGAGGAGTAG
- a CDS encoding cation diffusion facilitator family transporter produces MGHHHDHEEISGKNLIITVFLNFAITIAEIVGGILAGSLSLISDALHNFSDGISVIISYFAFKISKKKNNERMTFGYKRAEILAALFNASVLVIVSIYLFKEAYFKFLRPEPVKGVLMITTAVICLAANIFSALILRKNAVDNLNVKSAYIHMLADAMSSFGVIVAGILIYEYKIYWIDPLLTILIGIYIIKESFDIINETLKILMQGVPDCINLDKIKTEIEKLPEIKDIHHVHVWQTNDKDVYFECHINVKEDIKLSQVREIIKQVESILKEAFNIHHVTLQIEYECCTGVGLIKQ; encoded by the coding sequence ATGGGGCATCACCATGACCATGAGGAAATAAGTGGTAAGAATCTGATTATAACAGTGTTTTTAAATTTTGCAATAACAATTGCGGAAATTGTAGGAGGTATCTTGGCTGGAAGTCTTTCGCTTATATCTGATGCTCTCCATAATTTCAGTGATGGCATATCAGTCATAATAAGCTATTTTGCTTTTAAGATATCAAAAAAGAAAAACAATGAAAGAATGACCTTTGGATATAAAAGAGCAGAAATTCTGGCAGCTTTGTTTAATGCTTCAGTGCTTGTAATTGTTTCAATTTATCTTTTTAAAGAAGCATATTTTAAATTTTTAAGACCGGAACCGGTAAAGGGTGTATTAATGATTACAACTGCAGTTATATGTCTTGCAGCCAATATATTTTCGGCTCTTATTTTAAGGAAAAATGCAGTAGATAATTTAAATGTAAAATCTGCATACATTCATATGTTGGCAGATGCTATGTCCTCATTTGGAGTTATTGTTGCAGGAATATTGATATATGAATATAAAATTTATTGGATTGATCCATTATTAACAATATTGATAGGTATCTATATTATTAAAGAAAGTTTTGACATTATAAATGAAACATTAAAAATACTGATGCAAGGGGTACCGGATTGTATAAATCTTGATAAAATAAAGACAGAAATTGAGAAACTTCCAGAAATTAAGGATATACATCATGTACATGTATGGCAGACTAATGATAAAGATGTATATTTTGAATGTCATATTAATGTAAAAGAAGATATTAAATTGAGTCAGGTAAGAGAGATAATAAAACAGGTTGAAAGTATTCTCAAAGAAGCTTTTAATATACATCATGTTACACTGCAAATTGAGTATGAATGTTGTACTGGTGTAGGTCTCATAAAGCAATAA
- a CDS encoding PDGLE domain-containing protein, whose translation MKNLYIFFAIIILLTPLGLLAPGGAWAEWGTDEIKKMVGYVPAGMERLSDIHKAILQDYGIPGFDQSFLQQAIGYIFSAVVGIAVILIVFAILKMVMGKPSEKNE comes from the coding sequence ATGAAAAATTTATACATTTTCTTTGCTATTATTATACTGCTGACACCATTAGGTCTTTTAGCACCAGGTGGAGCTTGGGCTGAATGGGGAACCGATGAAATAAAAAAGATGGTAGGTTATGTTCCTGCAGGTATGGAACGACTATCTGATATTCATAAGGCAATTCTACAAGATTATGGCATACCAGGATTTGATCAAAGCTTTTTGCAGCAGGCAATAGGTTATATATTTTCAGCAGTTGTGGGTATTGCAGTTATCCTGATTGTATTTGCTATTTTGAAGATGGTTATGGGTAAACCCTCTGAGAAAAATGAATAA
- the gcvH gene encoding glycine cleavage system protein GcvH, producing MSKSYAILPCNGLDKCAGCITREVAIKLTEITDSEIVCPVLYRIADARYNKVVSEKPLLVIDGCATRCASKLASEKGLKITQKINISDEAKANNLTIGSSLRIGANELKLADIITDKLTKKEEKSETINSCVFPESFEYEIYAKDKFIFRIPKKGFYFNENDCWVYVLGNKARIGVTDYVQQSLSDIIFFEPPVVGSNIEQFGEAGSIESGKAVFEIVCPVSGTITAVNEKLVESPELINENPYEKGWIAEIELSDFESDKEFLYDFDKYFEIIKRKADEFHV from the coding sequence ATGAGTAAATCTTATGCTATCCTTCCATGCAATGGACTTGATAAATGTGCTGGTTGTATTACAAGAGAAGTTGCTATAAAACTCACCGAAATTACAGATAGTGAAATTGTTTGTCCGGTTTTATATAGAATAGCTGATGCAAGATATAATAAAGTAGTTTCCGAAAAACCTCTTCTTGTAATTGATGGCTGTGCCACAAGATGTGCCAGCAAACTTGCCTCTGAAAAAGGGCTCAAAATTACTCAAAAAATTAACATAAGTGATGAAGCAAAAGCAAATAACTTAACTATAGGAAGCAGTTTAAGGATTGGAGCCAATGAATTAAAACTTGCTGATATTATAACTGATAAACTTACTAAAAAAGAAGAAAAATCAGAAACCATCAACTCTTGTGTATTTCCTGAAAGTTTTGAATATGAGATTTATGCAAAAGACAAGTTTATATTCAGGATACCAAAGAAAGGCTTTTACTTTAATGAAAATGACTGCTGGGTTTATGTTTTAGGTAATAAAGCAAGAATAGGTGTGACAGATTACGTTCAACAGAGTTTATCAGATATAATATTCTTTGAGCCGCCAGTGGTAGGAAGCAACATAGAACAGTTTGGAGAAGCAGGTTCTATAGAATCAGGTAAGGCTGTTTTTGAAATAGTATGTCCTGTAAGCGGTACAATTACCGCAGTAAATGAAAAACTGGTAGAATCACCTGAACTTATAAATGAAAATCCATATGAAAAAGGCTGGATTGCAGAAATAGAGTTATCTGACTTTGAAAGTGATAAAGAGTTTCTTTATGACTTTGATAAATACTTTGAAATAATAAAAAGAAAGGCGGATGAATTTCATGTCTAA
- a CDS encoding class II SORL domain-containing protein: MKFEEILKGKTAEGKEKHVPIIEIGKGHGKEDVDIVRVIVGKEVPHPNTAEHHISWIELFGVKKDGQVIQLGRAAFAPVYTNPNIRFQVNVKEFKAFCALAYCNIHGIWENCIEVE; the protein is encoded by the coding sequence ATGAAGTTTGAAGAAATTTTAAAAGGTAAAACAGCAGAAGGAAAAGAAAAACATGTTCCAATCATTGAAATAGGTAAAGGACATGGGAAAGAAGATGTGGATATTGTAAGGGTTATAGTAGGAAAAGAAGTTCCACATCCAAATACGGCAGAGCATCATATATCATGGATAGAACTTTTTGGTGTAAAAAAGGACGGTCAAGTAATTCAACTTGGAAGAGCGGCTTTTGCTCCTGTTTATACAAATCCTAATATTAGATTTCAAGTTAATGTAAAAGAATTTAAAGCATTTTGTGCTTTAGCATATTGTAATATACATGGAATATGGGAGAATTGCATTGAAGTTGAATGA
- the cbiQ gene encoding cobalt ECF transporter T component CbiQ, protein MNNFIEKTINGIQNIFEDMFYSDEIADKKGIMQMIDPRVKLISTLIFIILVNSGKTIQFMVVLLVYVLFLAIFSRIPMKEYFLRVSVISIVFTGIILIPSLFNIIRKGEPLFYITKSIYITKQGLYSAVMMMMRTFMSISLVYILGLSTKWANVMRSLRIFRLPQIFTATLEMAQRYIFLLLEAATDMFLARKSRNVGKITSSEGRKFVAGTIGHLMIKSNTLGDEVYSAMVSRGYTGNFITIDTFKIRLYDWIWIIFNIAFILFLTVFIGGLF, encoded by the coding sequence ATGAATAATTTTATTGAAAAAACAATTAACGGTATACAAAACATTTTTGAGGATATGTTTTACTCTGACGAGATCGCAGATAAAAAGGGTATAATGCAGATGATTGACCCAAGGGTAAAACTGATTTCAACTTTGATATTTATTATTTTAGTTAATAGCGGAAAGACTATACAATTTATGGTGGTGCTGCTTGTATATGTGCTTTTTTTAGCTATATTTTCAAGAATACCAATGAAAGAATATTTTTTGAGGGTATCAGTTATTTCAATAGTGTTTACGGGTATTATTTTGATACCCTCTCTGTTTAATATAATAAGAAAAGGTGAACCTCTTTTCTATATTACTAAAAGTATATATATAACAAAGCAAGGGCTTTACAGTGCTGTTATGATGATGATGAGGACTTTTATGTCTATATCATTAGTATATATTCTGGGTTTGTCAACGAAATGGGCGAATGTAATGAGGTCCCTTAGAATATTTAGATTACCTCAGATTTTTACGGCAACCCTTGAGATGGCGCAAAGGTATATATTCCTACTTTTGGAGGCAGCCACAGATATGTTTCTTGCCCGTAAAAGCAGGAATGTTGGAAAGATCACCAGTAGTGAAGGAAGAAAGTTTGTAGCAGGAACCATAGGACATCTTATGATAAAGTCAAACACCCTTGGTGATGAGGTATACAGTGCAATGGTATCTCGGGGTTACACCGGCAATTTTATAACAATAGATACATTTAAAATTAGGTTATATGACTGGATATGGATAATATTTAACATTGCTTTTATCTTATTTTTAACTGTATTTATAGGGGGCTTATTTTGA